A part of Octopus sinensis unplaced genomic scaffold, ASM634580v1 Contig09227, whole genome shotgun sequence genomic DNA contains:
- the LOC115228034 gene encoding complement factor H-like, with translation MISRKFYFLFLIILTVKSENNTFGNVMKKIVSEYSNSTSTENNYAPWFFEQIINILNCGPLPTLKNSRIHYIVKWEEAKIHLKQKCNRYFEASVENTADIICSNGKWMYEDKKCKLITCPIFHKHARSFMINVAYSYNSVIRFSCLSGYFLRGNNSIRCQENKQWSSLPPICEIVKCLPPNPPKHGNVNNTNEVKVNETIHFSCLKPYSLKGESVLTCLSDGSWNFPAPVCTLNCFVPEIAGRVVTISEGTILKPRTLINDGGKVIYSCKRSFIPVAFGVVQCLSSKWYPDIQCRNACKIEKRNGLNFILSRNFSVIEYSCPVGETLLGDSKRTCLENGTWSGKLPQCAKNCQLLRKFGIYSYRNSKTLKYLPYGSTVPENTNITYSCEFPNSKKLNESVMCHKGILTPTPGCAFKNIRLDRNNNLLYKNISSDYYVCGTNIDCKFFGYRQYTCDYRNCNYRHKCVVVNFNTTTSEIPFKETHASCCTLRCENYR, from the coding sequence taatTATATTAACAGTGAAGAGTGAAAATAATACATTTGGAAATGTTATGAAAAAGATCGTATCTGAATACAGTAATTCGACTTCAACCGAAAACAACTATGCTCCGTGGTTTTttgaacaaattataaatatcctAAACTGTGGTCCTTTACCGACATTAAAGAACAGTCGGATACATTATATTGTGAAATGGGAAGAGGCAAAAATACATCTGAAACAAAAGTGCAACCGCTATTTTGAAGCAAGCGTAGAGAATACAGCCGATATTATTTGTTCGAATGGTAAATGGATGTATGAAGATAAAAAATGTAAGTTAATAACTTGCCCGATTTTTCATAAACATGCACGCAGTTTCATGATAAATGTTGCATACTCATATAACTCTGTTATTCGTTTTTCCTGCCTGTCTGGTTATTTTTTACGAGGAAACAATTCAATACGTTGTCAAGAAAATAAACAGTGGTCGTCTCTCCCACCAATCTGTGAAATTGTTAAATGTCTCCCACCGAACCCACCCAAACATGGCAAtgtaaacaatacaaatgaagttaAAGTTAACGAAACAATTCATTTCAGTTGCTTAAAGCCATATAGTCTGAAAGGTGAATCTGTATTAACTTGTCTTTCAGACGGCAGCTGGAACTTTCCGGCACCTGTTTGTACTTTGAATTGCTTtgtacctgaaattgctggtagAGTGGTGACTATTTCTGAAGGTACAATATTAAAACCAAGAACCTTAATCAACGATGGAGGAAAAGTCATATATTCTTGCAAACGATCTTTCATTCCTGTCGCGTTTGGTGTCGTTCAATGCTTGTCAAGTAAATGGTATCCAGATATACAGTGCAGAAACGCGTGTAAAATTGAGAAACGAAATgggttaaattttattttgtcacGTAATTTTTCGGTTATTGAATATAGTTGTCCAGTTGGAGAAACATTGTTGGGAGATTCAAAAAGAACCTGTTTAGAAAATGGAACATGGAGTGGAAAACTTCCACAGTGTGCAAAGAACTGTCAATTGTTGCGAAAATTTGGCATATATAGCTACCGAAATTCGAAAACTTTGAAATATCTTCCGTATGGCAGTACAGTTCCAGAAAATACGAACATTACTTATTCTTGTGAATTCCCAAATTCGAAGAAATTGAACGAGAGCGTAATGTGCCATAAAGGTATACTGACCCCAACACCAGGCTGTGCATTTAAAAATATTCGACTTGATCGTAACAACAATCTTCTTTACAAGAATATTTCATCAGATTACTATGTTTGCGGAACAAACATTGATTGCAAATTTTTTGGTTACCGCCAGTACACTTGTGACTATAGAAACTGTAATTACCGACATAAGTGTGTCGTTGTGAATTTTAACACTACAACATCGGAAATACCTTTTAAGGAAACCCATGCAAGTTGTTGTACTTTGAGGTGTGAAAATTACCGATAA